A section of the Phaseolus vulgaris cultivar G19833 chromosome 8, P. vulgaris v2.0, whole genome shotgun sequence genome encodes:
- the LOC137825843 gene encoding protein LURP-one-related 1-like, giving the protein MANQLSPPFGTPIIAPHYCDPGPHPVHLIITRERSIGENFTVTNSNGNIVFSVKSNIVSIVTPRRHMYLFDAYGNPIVHLQGSVKATWFGSSWDVYIGDSNILVAQINKKLGTIFSREKYMVTVSPNIDHAFIVALIVTLES; this is encoded by the exons ATGGCAAACCAATTATCACCACCCTTTGGCACCCCCATCATCGCCCCTCACTACTGTGATCCAG GTCCCCATCCTGTTCATCTGATAATCACAAGGGAGAGGAGTATAGGTGAAAATTTCACCGTGACAAACAGCAATGGAAACATAGTTTTCAGTGTGAAGAGCAATATCGTAAGCATCGTAACACCCCGCAGACACATGTACTTGTTTGACGCTTATGGAAACCCCATTGTTCATCTTCAAGGATCG GTCAAAGCAACTTGGTTTGGATCCTCTTGGGATGTTTACATAGGCGATTCCAACATTCTTGTTGCCCag ATAAATAAAAAGCTTGGCACTATATTCAGCAGAGAGAAGTACATGGTGACTGTGTCTCCAAATATCGATCATGCATTTATTGTGGCTCTAATTGTAACTCTTGAATCTTGA